GGTCCCGCCCGGCGCAAGGATCACGGTGAAGGCTACATTCCCAAAGCGCGCCGGTAGATGTCCAGCAGGGTCTCCTGCTCCTCCACCTCGGCGGGCTCCTGCTTGCGCAGGCGGATGATCTGGCGGATGACCTTCACGTCGAAACCGGCGGATTTCGCCTCGGTGAAGATGTCCTTGATGTCGCCGGCCAGCGCCTTGCGCTCTTCTTCCAGGCGCTCGACGCGCTCGATGATGCTGCGCAGCCGGTCCGCCGCGATTCCGCCGACCGCCGCCTTGTCGTCAGCAGCAAAATTTTCCGCATCCATGGAACGGCATGCCTCCAGCATCGTGGTTGGAACCTCGCCCGTCCGGGACAGGGGGAAGAGGAAAACCGCCCGAACCCGAAGGGAACGGCGGGCTTATCGTGACGGTGGCGGCCGGTCAATGGCAACTTGACAGGCCCGGGGACCTCGGCCCAAACCGTGGACAAGGCAGGTCGTCCCCACGGCAACGGGGCCGGCTTCTGCACGTCCGTGTGATACCCCCGATACCAAGCGCGACAACAAGTACAACAATCAAACACTTGCAGGAGGCCGCACCCGATGGCTCAGCTCCCCCCCGTGGATATCTTCGACTACATCGTTTTCGGAGCCACCGGCGACCTGACGATGCGCAAGCTGCTGCCGGCGCTGTATTACCGCTATCGCGACGGGCAGATCCCCGACGAGGCCCGGATCATCGGCACCGCGCGTTCGCCGCTGTCGCGGGCGGATTTCCAGGGCCGTGCCGAAAAGGCGCTGCATAACTTCGTCAAGCCCGCCGACCTGGACCCGGACACCGCGCGCCGCTTCCTGGACCTGGTCCATTACGTCAGCCTGAACGGCGCCGAGGCCGACAGCACCTGGCCGGCGCTGAAGAGCCTGCTGGCCGAAGCCCCCGCCGACCGCATCCGCGTCTACTACCTGGCGACGGCGCCGGGCCTGTATGGCCAGATCTGCGAGAACCTGAGCAACCAGGGCCTGGTGACCGAGCAGTCGCGCGTCGTGCTGGAAAAGCCGATCGGCACGGATCTGCAGAGCGCCAATGCCATCAATGACGGGGTGGGCCGGCACTTCCCGGAAAACCACATCTTCCGCATCGACCACTACCTGGGCAAGGAAACCGTCCAGAACCTGATCGCGCTGCGCTTCGCCAATCCGGTGTTCGAGCGGCTGTGGTCCAGCGACGCGATCGAATACGTCCAGATCACGGCGGCCGAGACCGTGGGCGTCGAGGGCCGCGGCCCGTATTATGACAAGTCCGGTGCCCTGCGCGACATGATCCAGAACCATCTGCTGCAGGTGCTGTGCCTGGTGGCAATGGACCCGCCCGGCTCGCTGGAAGCCGACAGCCTGCGCAACGAGAAGCTGAAGGTGCTGCACGCGCTGCGCCCCATCACGCCCGACGATGTCGCGACCTACACCGTGCGCGGCCAGTACACGTGCGGCAAGGAAGGCGACAAGACGCTGGCGGGCTATCTGGAGGACCTGGGCGAAGATGCGACCAGCAGCACCGAGACCTTCGTCGCCATCCGGGCCGAGGTGCATTCCTGGCGCTGGGGCGCCGTGCCGTTCTATCTGCGCTCGGGCAAGCGCATGGCCGAGAAATGCAGCGAGATCGTCATCCAGTTCAAGGCCGCGCCCTGGTCGATCTTCGCCACCAAGCCTCCGGCGAACCGCCTGGTCATCCGCATCCAGCCCGATGAAGGCGTGACGCTGTCGGTATCCACCAAGGACCCGACGCCCACCGACAGCCTGGCCCTGCGGCAGGCGGATATCGACATCGCCTTCGAAAAAGCCTTCGGTACCCGCTATCCGGATTCGTACGAGCGCCTGCTGCTGGACGTCGTGCGCGGCGACCCGGTGCTGTTCATCCGCCGCGACGAGGTCGAGGCCGCGTGGCGCTGGGCCGACCCGATCCTGCAGGGCTGGGCCGAGGACAAGGTGAAGCTGGAGCCCTACCCGGCCGGAAGCTGGGGCCCCGAGGCGGCCCGCGCCCTGCTGGCACGCAGCGGCCACCAGTGGCACGAGGACATGGCGTAAAAGAGCACGAACCTGATGGCTTCCCTGAACCCCAAGCCGGCGATGCGCCGCCCGCGCCTGACGATGCGCCAGCGCATTGTCAGGCGCCTGTTGATGGTGGTGCCTCTGGCCCTGCTGGCGGTCCTGGCCGCGCGCATGGGCTGGCTGGACCAGGCAGCGGACCGGATCACGTTCGACCATGCCAGTTGGTTCGATGACACCGCGCTGGTGGAACATTTCCGCACCGTGGTAACGCATAACGGCATGACCGACGCGCCCGGCCGCTGCCTGCTGTTCATCGTCAACGGCAACGATCCGCCGGATGCCGCGCGGTTCGACGTCATGGAAAAACATTCCGGCTCCTGCCCCCCTGCCAAGGACGCCAAGGACCCGCTGCCGAAGCTGTTCACGCTGAAGGTCGACCGGGTGGACAAGACGGTGCAGACCGACTGGGGATCACCCGGAACGTTCCACCCCATGCCGCGCTGACGC
This genomic stretch from Gluconacetobacter diazotrophicus PA1 5 harbors:
- a CDS encoding DUF2312 domain-containing protein → MDAENFAADDKAAVGGIAADRLRSIIERVERLEEERKALAGDIKDIFTEAKSAGFDVKVIRQIIRLRKQEPAEVEEQETLLDIYRRALGM
- the zwf gene encoding glucose-6-phosphate dehydrogenase, with the protein product MAQLPPVDIFDYIVFGATGDLTMRKLLPALYYRYRDGQIPDEARIIGTARSPLSRADFQGRAEKALHNFVKPADLDPDTARRFLDLVHYVSLNGAEADSTWPALKSLLAEAPADRIRVYYLATAPGLYGQICENLSNQGLVTEQSRVVLEKPIGTDLQSANAINDGVGRHFPENHIFRIDHYLGKETVQNLIALRFANPVFERLWSSDAIEYVQITAAETVGVEGRGPYYDKSGALRDMIQNHLLQVLCLVAMDPPGSLEADSLRNEKLKVLHALRPITPDDVATYTVRGQYTCGKEGDKTLAGYLEDLGEDATSSTETFVAIRAEVHSWRWGAVPFYLRSGKRMAEKCSEIVIQFKAAPWSIFATKPPANRLVIRIQPDEGVTLSVSTKDPTPTDSLALRQADIDIAFEKAFGTRYPDSYERLLLDVVRGDPVLFIRRDEVEAAWRWADPILQGWAEDKVKLEPYPAGSWGPEAARALLARSGHQWHEDMA